GAATGTTTCAAAGCAGGTATTGTGAGTATATGCTATATCTGCTTTTAAAGTTGATTTTTGGGCGTGCATCCAAGTACGATGGATGTTAGATGAAAGAATACCCAGGATATAGAAATCATCCGTAGCTATGACAACTGATTTATCACCAGGTAGCCAATTTAAAGGTGCGGGAATAAATATCGCCCATTTAGAAACTCTGGGTACATTCAAATAAAATGATAGTGAATAAATTGCGGTTCTCATTTCGGGACGATGGCGCAAGAATTTCCACCAATATTGTCTTGCTTTAGCATCTCTATTATTATCTCTTTGTGGTTTAACAGTTTTTTTTATATGTTCAAATGGTAATTTATAATCACTAGCATCCTCAATACTCTTATCATTAAAATCAATAATCCATCTTTCAGGCTTACCATGAGGATTTTTGGCTAAATTCGCACCCATAGAAAAAAGTTTTAGCACTTCTTCATTATGGGAATCAGCTTTTATCCAATCGCTTACCTGCTGTTCCGTGACTATAAAACCTTCCCCTACAGGAATTACACCTTGAAAACATTTATTAAGATTAGCCTTTAATCGCACAGCCTGATAAACATCAATACTAGATTTCAGTGCAGAATTGATTTGTGAAACTATCTGATTATCTAAATAATATTTTTCTGGTTTAACCCTACACCAATTAACAATACTTACATGAACCTTAGCTTCACCAGACCAAGGTTGTGTAGAAACAGCCTCATGAATATAACCATTATTTTGAGTAATATAGTCTAAAGTTGCAACTCGGCTTTTACCTTGACTGATTGAATTTGTCGCAACTAAACCTACTCTACCTTTTTCATCAATATGTTCATGAGCTAACCGAAACCAATAAGCACAAAAATCTATAGAATCTTTAACATCAGGAAAACGTTGAAAAACTTTATCTATATATTCATCACCTAAAGCTATTCTCATATGCTTTCCACCTAAAAATGGCGGATTACCAATAATTGCATTAGCCTTTGGCCATTCACTAAATAACGCATCCTGACAAACAATATTCTTATCCAAAGAATCCAAAGGTAAAGCCGGCTCAGTTAATTGTAAATTATCAATCGCAATCTTCCGCGCAATCATCAATGTAACCCGCGCCAATTCCACCGCAAAGGGATTTGTATCCATCCCATAAAATTGCAGAGGAGTCACCAAACCCATCAGCATTTGCTTATCTTTTGATTTTCCCCGCTGTTGTAACTTCTCTAATAGTAAAGTTTCAATTCTTTTCAGTTCCTGATACGCTATATAGAGAAAATTACCAGAACCACAAGCCGGGTCAAGTACGCGATAACTTTGTAATTCTAATTGCAGTTGAGAGAGTGCCTTAATTGAGCCAGCCGCATCAATTCTATCTTCCCAATAACGGCTAATTGTGGGGCGAACAATTTTCATAATGTCCGCTTCCGAGGTGTAATGAATCCCCTTGGCGTGACGCTCTTTTTTATCTACCGTTCCTTCAAATAGATTCCCAAAAATAGCCGGACGTACCTGACTCCAATTCTCCTTAGCTGAGACATCCAAAAAATTTAATTCTTCCCTTGTCAAATCAATCGCCTGAATCTGAGAAAATAACCCACCATTGAAATAATCTACACCTTGATAACGTCCGGCTGGCGTTTTTCCTAGCAGATTCATTTCCCGAAATAAACCACCCAAAACATCATAAGAACTCGCCCCAGCCATGCAATCCTGAACGCAGGAAATAAACATATCACGGGGTAAAAGTTGCCTATCTTCAGCAAACATCGCCAGCACACATTGCAAAATAAAGCGCTGCGCTGTCAACTTCTCAATTCCCCGCTTTTCCAGTTCCAGCAGCAACTCACCCATGCGACGCGCTGCCCGTTCTGTTACCTCCACCTGGTTATTATTGAAAATAGGAGTTTTGTTGCCAAACTCCATAAACGCAAAAGCCCCCGCCCTTTCTGGCAGTTGCTCCAGGGATATTTTATCTACAGGTGTATCTAGCTGAATATCAAAGTCAAAAATCCAAAACTCGTCAAAATTGCACAGTAAAACATAACGCGGACGGTCTGGTACTAACCGCGTCCAATAATCAAAAGCCTGGGAATAATGCTTACTCAACTCCTCCCCGCGCTTCTTCATCTCAATCAACACGCGGGGTTTCCAGACCAAATCAGCAAAACCCGTTTTACCCGTCTTGCTACTCTTTTTTATCGCTTCCTCATAACTCGCCCCAGCTTCCAGCGCCCCTTCATGCCCAAAAGCCCGAAAAAAGCGGTCTAAAAACGTTTGCGCTTCCTTCCTTTCCTGTCCCTTGATGTGCTGCTGACAAAAGCTCACAAACTTATTCAGACTTTCAGGTGTCGCTGCTGCCATGTTGAATTGGGAATTACCCTAAGTGTTAGCAATTCCTATGTTATGTATTAATCAAGACCAATGGGAAAAAATTTCTTCTTATAGCAATTTTTCACACTAAAAAATCGGCGTTGCTGAATCAAAGTATGAAATGCCAAAATAAACTTTCTTCTTCTTCGTATCTTTGCGCCTACCCTTCGGGAACGGCTTCGCCGAATGCGCCTTTGCGTGAAACAAATTCATATTTGAAATCAGCAACGTCAAAAAATCGACCATTCTCAACTCTATACTCTCTGCGCCTCTGCGCCTCTGCGTGAGATCAAATAATCCGCAAATGCAAATTAACTAGCCTTGGCCTCATCCTCAGATGTTTCAGCCACAGTTTCTAATCTATCCGCCACAGCGCGCACAATCTGAGCCACTTGACTCAAAGGCATATACTTGATTTGTCTCAAAATCAAATTTATATCGGAAATTTCTTGAATTGGCTCGCCATTTAAGCAGGTGATTAACTCTTGTAGCGTATAGCCCGCTCTGGCGGCTATCTTCGCCAAATAGTCGGTATCTGGCACATTCACACCTTTTTCCCACAACTGAACAGCAGTAGCAGAAACTCCCAAGAGTTTGCCAAAGGCTCGTTGACTCATGGAACCACGAGCTAATTTGATGATTTCTACAAGTTTTTCTCTGCTTTCAATTTTCACTGCTTATATAGCTAGCCAACTGTGTTTACAAGGTAAGTAAGCAATTATTAAAATTTTACTTTTATCTTGACAAGGTTTATTGCTGCTGGTATCTTAAAATAATTACAAGGTAGCAATTCTCATTTTAACCTAGAAATAACTACGCAACTAGACTTTTCGGCTTTGCTGCCAATCAAATCAAGGGTGCATCATGTTCCGCAGTCCACGTAAGGTTAAAAAATATCGCCGTCAAGGTCGAAACCTCATAGCCTCTAATAAGATTAAACCAGATCAATGGAACATTTCAGA
This portion of the Nodularia sp. LEGE 06071 genome encodes:
- a CDS encoding DNA methyltransferase translates to MAAATPESLNKFVSFCQQHIKGQERKEAQTFLDRFFRAFGHEGALEAGASYEEAIKKSSKTGKTGFADLVWKPRVLIEMKKRGEELSKHYSQAFDYWTRLVPDRPRYVLLCNFDEFWIFDFDIQLDTPVDKISLEQLPERAGAFAFMEFGNKTPIFNNNQVEVTERAARRMGELLLELEKRGIEKLTAQRFILQCVLAMFAEDRQLLPRDMFISCVQDCMAGASSYDVLGGLFREMNLLGKTPAGRYQGVDYFNGGLFSQIQAIDLTREELNFLDVSAKENWSQVRPAIFGNLFEGTVDKKERHAKGIHYTSEADIMKIVRPTISRYWEDRIDAAGSIKALSQLQLELQSYRVLDPACGSGNFLYIAYQELKRIETLLLEKLQQRGKSKDKQMLMGLVTPLQFYGMDTNPFAVELARVTLMIARKIAIDNLQLTEPALPLDSLDKNIVCQDALFSEWPKANAIIGNPPFLGGKHMRIALGDEYIDKVFQRFPDVKDSIDFCAYWFRLAHEHIDEKGRVGLVATNSISQGKSRVATLDYITQNNGYIHEAVSTQPWSGEAKVHVSIVNWCRVKPEKYYLDNQIVSQINSALKSSIDVYQAVRLKANLNKCFQGVIPVGEGFIVTEQQVSDWIKADSHNEEVLKLFSMGANLAKNPHGKPERWIIDFNDKSIEDASDYKLPFEHIKKTVKPQRDNNRDAKARQYWWKFLRHRPEMRTAIYSLSFYLNVPRVSKWAIFIPAPLNWLPGDKSVVIATDDFYILGILSSNIHRTWMHAQKSTLKADIAYTHNTCFETFPFPQTPDAKLVQQIRAKAEELHQYRTQQMESKQWGITTLYNKFFNEPSSQLYKLHEQLDKLVMQAYNFKIKDDILEKLLTLNKELAEKEKQGETVIRPW
- a CDS encoding helix-turn-helix domain-containing protein; amino-acid sequence: MKIESREKLVEIIKLARGSMSQRAFGKLLGVSATAVQLWEKGVNVPDTDYLAKIAARAGYTLQELITCLNGEPIQEISDINLILRQIKYMPLSQVAQIVRAVADRLETVAETSEDEAKAS